The Devosia sp. MC521 genome has a segment encoding these proteins:
- a CDS encoding FAD/NAD(P)-binding protein codes for MPPHIAIIGTGPTGIYTFKHLVDAGGVGAITLFEKGREAGVGMPYSPQTADRTMLANIASIEIPAIEMTYLDFLRSLPHEVLRDYGVDPVALDDRAFTPRVLLGRFFRHQFLKLVETAEDRGILVSVSENTEIIDVERDEGLFYLVAGEGQRFGPFERVVVATGHEFEPDDDLSDGYFPNPWSGLLSADIPAVRVGIMGTSLSSIDAAMAVVTQHGRFIRDEDVLRFELNEGSPLRITLMSRHGILPEADFYCPIPYEDLRFLTPAALEECAHSEHVLDDAFALFAQELGEADPGYASAIGLVDLTADSFADAYFAQRLAADPFRWARENLAEVERNKQNRVTVAWRYALLRMHEKVETLVPEFSEAEAERFAQGLKRVFIDNYAAVPSESIRRLLALRDAGVLEVVALGEDYQLDHGEHGTTIVTDSETLEFAVFIDARGQKALETGHLKFPTLRKELLAVGQDVPQVAEDYSLLSPVKDHRRLYLAAIPYLMHERPFAQGIVVSDDIGETIAKAIAQSAEAGLDSQKRRRPAYAAR; via the coding sequence ATGCCCCCGCATATTGCGATTATTGGTACGGGCCCGACCGGGATTTATACATTCAAGCATTTGGTCGACGCAGGCGGTGTGGGAGCCATCACGCTTTTTGAAAAGGGGCGGGAGGCCGGTGTTGGCATGCCCTATTCGCCACAGACGGCCGATCGCACCATGCTGGCCAATATCGCCAGTATCGAAATTCCTGCCATTGAGATGACCTATCTCGACTTTCTGAGGTCGCTGCCACACGAGGTTTTGCGCGATTATGGCGTTGATCCGGTTGCGCTTGATGATCGGGCGTTTACGCCACGCGTGTTGCTGGGGCGGTTCTTTCGTCACCAATTTCTGAAGCTCGTCGAAACGGCCGAGGACCGGGGCATTCTGGTGAGTGTTTCGGAAAACACGGAAATTATCGATGTCGAACGGGACGAGGGGCTGTTTTATCTCGTCGCGGGAGAGGGCCAAAGATTTGGGCCTTTTGAGCGGGTCGTGGTTGCGACAGGGCATGAGTTTGAGCCCGACGATGATCTTTCGGATGGTTATTTTCCGAACCCTTGGTCGGGTTTGTTGAGTGCTGACATTCCCGCCGTCCGCGTCGGCATTATGGGGACCTCACTGTCGTCCATTGATGCGGCCATGGCGGTGGTGACCCAGCACGGGCGTTTTATCCGGGATGAGGACGTGTTGCGCTTTGAGCTCAATGAGGGCTCGCCCCTGCGCATCACGCTGATGTCGCGCCATGGGATTTTGCCGGAGGCGGATTTTTATTGCCCCATTCCCTATGAGGATTTGCGGTTTTTGACCCCAGCTGCGCTGGAAGAATGTGCGCATAGCGAGCACGTGCTCGACGACGCCTTTGCCTTGTTTGCGCAGGAGCTGGGGGAGGCAGACCCGGGCTATGCAAGTGCGATTGGGCTGGTTGACCTGACGGCCGACAGTTTCGCTGACGCTTATTTTGCCCAACGTCTCGCGGCGGACCCGTTTCGCTGGGCGCGCGAAAACCTGGCTGAAGTGGAACGCAATAAGCAGAACCGCGTCACGGTGGCGTGGCGCTATGCGCTTTTACGGATGCACGAGAAAGTTGAGACGCTGGTGCCTGAGTTTTCGGAAGCTGAAGCCGAGCGGTTTGCCCAAGGGCTCAAGCGGGTCTTTATCGATAACTATGCGGCAGTCCCCTCGGAATCCATACGACGCCTTCTGGCCCTGCGGGACGCAGGGGTGTTGGAGGTGGTCGCTTTGGGCGAGGACTACCAGCTCGACCACGGCGAACACGGGACGACGATTGTAACCGACAGCGAGACGCTGGAGTTTGCGGTTTTCATCGATGCGCGCGGGCAAAAGGCGCTGGAAACCGGGCATCTGAAATTCCCGACGCTGCGCAAGGAATTGCTCGCGGTTGGGCAGGATGTTCCGCAGGTGGCGGAGGATTATTCGCTTCTGAGCCCGGTCAAGGATCATCGTCGGCTCTATCTCGCCGCGATCCCCTACTTGATGCACGAGCGGCCTTTTGCGCAGGGCATTGTGGTGTCCGACGACATTGGCGAGACTATTGCCAAGGCTATCGCGCAAAGCGCAGAGGCTGGCTTGGACAGTCAGAAACGCCGTCGGCCAGCCTATGCTGCACGTTAA
- a CDS encoding membrane-bound PQQ-dependent dehydrogenase, glucose/quinate/shikimate family codes for MVDQGAEHKPHIVAKCLMWLFAVVLGVIGLIYVGAGAYLASLGGSIYYVVAGALFVVAAHFLFHGKRLGAWIFGGALALSVIWALWEVGFDWWALMPRLLIPVAFGIWLLMPWAQTALKGKLGFAARVPAGAAGLIAAGTVVSVGLGAGLFAVNAPNLPQDPRFQTGMGAFPVAANGGAASGQTGEDWPYFGGDQGQQKYSPLDQINLSNVSKLQVAWEMPVGKRPANNAMPIKIDDTIYICNGNSELFSLDARTGAENWTFDASEGHGSTCRGVTYYKAPGLSGECAERIIAGTGSAKLVALDAKTGEACSDFGNAGFVDLLVGMEDHEGKIIGGYYKVTSAPTFVRGKVVVGGWVTDGQYWGEASGVIRAFDAVTGDMSWAWDMGRPDEPGQPPNGESFTVATPNSWAPAAADEKLGLVYLPTGNATPDFYGAQRREFDDKYSSSVVALDATTGRVQWSFQTKHHDIWDHDIASPPTLIDLPDSNGALRQALIQATKAGEVFVLDRRTGEPIFDVTETPMPQTGGVPEERISPTQPYSNSLPSFRGADLTEADMWGVSPFDQLYCRIMFKQARYEGNNTPPGLTPSIQSPSTFGSINWGGVSVDPINGVMLVNNNRFASYIKLLDRETADGMGIEPQGEWGDPREVGGVVAQKFVPYAAFPQFWLTALGVPCIDPPYGYISAVDLNTGKLLWSNTFGSSKGQGALGIKVPFELPMGTPTHGGSMITAGGLGFISAASDNIFRAYDLKTGEVVWQYELPAAGGAPISYTLDGEQYITIMAGGQGAIQSRYSTKMVSFKLPS; via the coding sequence ATGGTTGATCAGGGTGCGGAGCACAAGCCGCACATCGTTGCGAAGTGCCTGATGTGGCTCTTCGCTGTTGTGCTGGGCGTCATCGGGCTGATCTATGTCGGCGCTGGTGCTTACCTCGCGAGCCTGGGTGGCTCGATTTATTACGTGGTCGCAGGCGCATTGTTCGTCGTCGCGGCCCATTTTCTGTTCCACGGAAAGCGTCTCGGCGCGTGGATTTTCGGCGGTGCCCTGGCCCTTTCGGTTATTTGGGCCTTGTGGGAAGTGGGCTTTGATTGGTGGGCACTGATGCCACGCCTGCTGATCCCAGTTGCCTTCGGGATTTGGCTGCTGATGCCTTGGGCGCAGACCGCGCTTAAGGGCAAGCTGGGCTTTGCCGCCCGCGTTCCAGCTGGGGCCGCAGGCCTGATTGCTGCTGGTACTGTGGTTTCGGTTGGTCTTGGCGCAGGGCTCTTTGCGGTGAATGCGCCGAACCTGCCGCAGGACCCAAGGTTCCAGACCGGCATGGGGGCATTCCCTGTTGCAGCCAATGGTGGCGCAGCCTCCGGGCAGACTGGCGAAGACTGGCCATATTTTGGTGGCGATCAGGGCCAGCAGAAATACTCGCCGCTTGACCAGATCAACCTCTCGAACGTCTCCAAGCTGCAAGTGGCTTGGGAAATGCCGGTTGGCAAGCGTCCGGCCAACAACGCTATGCCGATCAAGATCGATGACACGATCTATATCTGTAACGGCAATAGCGAACTGTTCAGCCTCGATGCGCGCACTGGCGCTGAAAACTGGACTTTTGACGCCTCTGAAGGTCATGGCAGCACCTGCCGTGGCGTGACCTATTACAAGGCCCCGGGCCTGAGCGGCGAATGCGCTGAGCGTATTATCGCCGGCACCGGTTCTGCCAAGCTTGTGGCGCTTGACGCCAAGACCGGCGAGGCCTGTTCGGACTTCGGTAATGCCGGTTTTGTCGACCTGCTCGTTGGCATGGAAGACCATGAAGGCAAGATCATCGGCGGTTACTACAAGGTCACCTCCGCTCCGACCTTTGTGCGTGGCAAGGTGGTTGTTGGCGGTTGGGTGACTGACGGTCAGTACTGGGGCGAAGCCTCTGGTGTTATCCGCGCCTTTGACGCGGTAACGGGTGATATGTCCTGGGCTTGGGACATGGGTCGTCCGGATGAGCCGGGCCAGCCACCAAATGGCGAAAGCTTTACCGTTGCAACTCCGAACAGCTGGGCTCCGGCCGCAGCGGACGAAAAACTCGGTCTTGTCTACCTGCCGACCGGCAATGCGACCCCAGACTTCTACGGCGCGCAGCGTCGTGAGTTTGACGACAAGTACAGCTCTTCGGTTGTGGCGCTCGACGCGACCACTGGCCGTGTTCAGTGGTCCTTCCAGACCAAGCATCACGACATTTGGGACCATGACATTGCGTCCCCACCGACACTGATCGATCTGCCAGATTCCAACGGCGCTCTGCGTCAGGCTCTGATTCAGGCGACCAAGGCTGGTGAAGTTTTCGTTCTCGATCGTAGGACCGGCGAGCCGATCTTTGACGTGACCGAAACCCCAATGCCGCAGACCGGCGGTGTGCCGGAAGAACGTATCTCCCCAACCCAGCCCTATTCCAACTCTCTGCCGTCCTTCCGTGGCGCAGATCTGACGGAAGCGGATATGTGGGGCGTATCGCCTTTCGATCAGCTCTACTGCCGCATCATGTTCAAGCAGGCGCGCTACGAAGGCAATAATACCCCTCCGGGTCTGACCCCTTCGATCCAGTCGCCGAGCACCTTTGGCTCGATCAACTGGGGCGGCGTTTCGGTCGATCCGATCAATGGCGTGATGCTGGTCAACAACAACCGTTTTGCCAGCTACATCAAGCTGCTCGACCGCGAAACGGCTGACGGGATGGGCATTGAGCCACAGGGCGAATGGGGTGACCCGCGCGAAGTGGGTGGCGTCGTGGCGCAGAAGTTCGTGCCTTACGCAGCCTTCCCACAGTTCTGGCTGACCGCGCTTGGCGTGCCGTGCATTGATCCGCCATATGGCTATATCAGTGCTGTTGACCTCAATACCGGTAAGCTGTTGTGGAGCAACACCTTTGGTTCGTCCAAGGGCCAGGGCGCATTGGGCATCAAGGTGCCGTTTGAACTGCCAATGGGCACTCCAACACACGGCGGCTCGATGATTACTGCTGGTGGTCTGGGCTTCATCTCGGCGGCTTCGGACAATATCTTCCGCGCCTATGATCTCAAGACCGGTGAAGTTGTTTGGCAGTATGAACTGCCAGCCGCTGGTGGCGCGCCGATCAGCTACACGCTGGATGGCGAACAATACATCACCATTATGGCCGGTGGTCAGGGTGCGATCCAATCGCGCTACTCGACCAAGATGGTCTCGTTCAAGCTGCCAAGCTAA
- a CDS encoding PAS-domain containing protein, which yields MAVVLAYSASIAEVLSLLQWAEWRLVNLVCAADKEATLIAVPRPLAPMTARSTNLDTALHLAMDHIPQGVAVFDSALKLTFSNHRYNSMLSLPPALTEAGVPLEDIVLFLAKRGDFGPGDAKTRAQDRIALLTSQPQTVTQRMTSFGQTMEFYTARLPEGGMVISFSDVTARISAEQQYEQINQTLEKRVEDRTAALKQVNLELEKARHKADAANHDKTRFLAAASHDLLQPLNAARLYTSTLIERAKTTDFAELANSIEASLTAVEDIMSALLDISRIDSGALHLAPTQLAAQDILKKIEVEFAPMARERSISLRIVKTKATVLADRSIVGRIVQNLVSNAIKYTPVGGKVLVGLRRRGNRWRIDVIDTGIGFNKDQFKLVFAEFSRLEKGARMAQGLGLGLSIVQRLVTAADLTLELDSKEGRGSRFSIYLPVARPLRGTISLKRETPEATIGVLNLKVLCVDNERDIIEAMEGLLTNWGCQVRSALSLKQIDKEGLLEGWYPDLVLMDYHLDQTSGLDAIEWLRHNLGGHLPAALVTADRSPQVRAIAEERGIAVVTKPVKPAALRATISNLGNQRSH from the coding sequence ATGGCGGTTGTTCTGGCCTATTCCGCCAGCATTGCCGAGGTTTTGTCGCTATTGCAATGGGCAGAATGGCGACTTGTGAACTTGGTGTGCGCAGCTGATAAGGAAGCCACACTGATCGCTGTTCCAAGACCATTGGCTCCCATGACTGCTCGCTCTACCAACCTCGATACTGCCCTGCACCTTGCCATGGATCACATCCCGCAAGGCGTTGCTGTGTTTGATAGCGCGCTCAAGCTGACCTTCTCCAACCACCGCTACAATTCCATGCTGTCGCTGCCTCCGGCACTGACCGAGGCTGGCGTGCCGTTGGAGGACATTGTGCTGTTCTTGGCCAAGCGTGGCGACTTCGGGCCCGGCGACGCCAAAACCCGCGCGCAAGACCGTATCGCGCTGCTCACCTCGCAGCCGCAGACCGTCACCCAGCGCATGACCAGTTTTGGTCAGACCATGGAGTTTTATACGGCCCGACTGCCTGAGGGCGGGATGGTCATCAGTTTCTCTGACGTGACCGCTCGCATCAGCGCTGAGCAGCAATATGAGCAGATCAACCAGACCCTCGAAAAGCGCGTTGAAGATCGCACTGCCGCGCTCAAACAGGTCAATCTTGAGCTCGAAAAGGCCCGCCACAAGGCCGATGCTGCTAACCACGACAAGACGCGCTTTCTCGCAGCCGCCAGTCACGATCTGCTGCAGCCGCTCAACGCCGCCCGCCTCTACACATCGACCCTGATCGAGCGCGCCAAAACAACTGATTTCGCTGAGCTGGCGAATTCCATTGAAGCCTCGCTCACTGCCGTTGAAGACATTATGTCGGCGCTCCTCGATATCTCCCGCATTGATAGCGGGGCGCTTCACCTCGCGCCGACCCAATTGGCCGCGCAGGACATTTTGAAAAAGATCGAGGTCGAGTTCGCCCCCATGGCGCGCGAACGCTCGATCTCGCTGCGCATTGTCAAAACCAAAGCCACGGTTTTGGCCGACCGCTCCATCGTTGGCCGCATCGTGCAAAATCTGGTGTCCAATGCCATCAAATACACCCCGGTCGGAGGCAAGGTTCTGGTCGGCCTGCGCCGTCGCGGCAATCGCTGGCGCATTGATGTCATCGACACCGGCATCGGATTTAATAAGGACCAGTTCAAGCTCGTGTTCGCCGAGTTCTCACGCCTAGAAAAGGGCGCGCGCATGGCCCAGGGCTTGGGTCTCGGCCTCTCCATCGTCCAGCGCCTCGTCACCGCCGCCGATCTCACTCTGGAACTCGACAGCAAGGAAGGTCGCGGCTCGCGCTTTTCCATCTATCTGCCTGTTGCGCGCCCACTGCGCGGCACCATCAGTCTCAAGCGCGAGACCCCAGAAGCCACCATCGGTGTGCTGAACCTAAAAGTTCTCTGCGTCGACAATGAACGCGACATCATCGAAGCCATGGAAGGCCTTCTTACCAATTGGGGTTGTCAAGTCCGCTCCGCCTTGTCGCTCAAGCAGATCGACAAAGAGGGGCTCTTGGAGGGCTGGTACCCTGATCTGGTGTTGATGGATTATCACCTCGATCAAACCTCCGGGCTCGACGCGATCGAATGGCTCCGCCACAACCTCGGCGGCCACTTGCCCGCCGCCCTCGTCACCGCCGACCGCAGCCCGCAGGTCCGCGCCATTGCCGAAGAGCGCGGCATTGCCGTGGTGACAAAGCCGGTCAAACCCGCAGCGCTGCGCGCGACGATTTCCAATCTCGGCAATCAACGCAGCCACTAA
- a CDS encoding LOG family protein translates to MAKRRHPTPLRTSSEDIAASRKAPDTAQTRSPTYRLAFADDEFMTSEDTRGIRFQLEYLKPEWRLREQGINSTVVLFGGARIPEPGKPAWAAKNEVQKKNLEAASRYYEEARHFAQLASKTAATLDYKEFVVTTGGGPGVMEAGNRGADDVGAPSIGLNIVLPHEQAPNTYVTPELAFNFHYFATRKIHFLLRAKAVAVFPGGFGTLDEFFETLTLIQTGRMDKVPVLLFGREFWTKVINLEALAEAGTISPSDPDLFTVVDTAEEGWAVVCQHYNLPQPT, encoded by the coding sequence TTGGCCAAACGCCGCCATCCGACGCCTTTACGCACCTCCAGCGAGGATATTGCAGCCTCGCGCAAGGCCCCCGATACCGCTCAAACGCGTAGTCCGACCTATCGTCTGGCCTTTGCCGACGACGAATTCATGACGTCTGAAGACACGCGGGGCATTCGCTTCCAACTGGAATACCTCAAGCCAGAATGGCGACTGCGCGAACAGGGGATCAACTCCACCGTGGTCTTGTTCGGCGGGGCGCGTATTCCTGAGCCGGGCAAGCCGGCATGGGCCGCTAAGAACGAGGTGCAGAAGAAGAACCTTGAGGCCGCCTCGCGCTATTACGAGGAAGCGCGCCATTTTGCTCAGCTCGCGTCCAAGACCGCAGCAACGCTCGACTACAAGGAATTTGTGGTGACGACGGGCGGTGGTCCGGGCGTCATGGAGGCGGGCAATCGCGGCGCTGACGATGTTGGCGCACCCTCAATCGGGCTCAATATCGTTTTGCCGCATGAGCAAGCGCCGAACACCTATGTGACGCCAGAACTGGCGTTCAACTTCCACTATTTCGCCACGCGCAAAATTCACTTCCTGCTGCGCGCCAAGGCGGTGGCCGTGTTTCCCGGTGGGTTCGGGACGCTAGATGAGTTCTTTGAAACCCTGACGCTCATCCAGACCGGACGGATGGACAAAGTGCCCGTGCTGCTGTTCGGGCGCGAGTTTTGGACCAAGGTGATCAACCTTGAGGCCCTGGCCGAAGCCGGGACGATTTCGCCATCCGACCCAGACTTATTCACGGTGGTTGATACTGCCGAGGAGGGCTGGGCCGTCGTCTGCCAACACTACAATCTGCCTCAACCGACTTAA
- a CDS encoding M15 family metallopeptidase, producing the protein MHRKSISLFLLSSIVSTSSFANEALPKDFVYLSQYAPEIAQDMRYAGAHNFAGRPITGYQAPECILTQQAAAALKAAAAELATENLAIRVYDCYRPAQAVADFASWARDIDDLAMQGEFYVRVAKSTLFDLGYIAEKSGHSRGSTVDLTIQSLDGAPSMPYTPEQPLVDCILPERFDDGVLDFGSGYDCFDEMSHHGASGISELATANRDKLKTLLERHGFKPYAEEWWHYTLANEPFPDTYFDFPVTAP; encoded by the coding sequence ATGCACCGAAAATCTATTTCTCTTTTCCTCCTCTCAAGCATTGTCTCTACGTCTTCCTTTGCCAACGAAGCACTGCCAAAAGACTTCGTCTACCTCTCCCAATATGCCCCCGAAATAGCTCAAGACATGCGTTATGCTGGCGCGCATAACTTTGCCGGCCGCCCAATCACCGGCTATCAAGCGCCCGAGTGCATTCTCACCCAACAGGCTGCCGCTGCGCTGAAGGCCGCCGCCGCCGAGCTGGCCACCGAAAACCTCGCCATCCGGGTTTATGATTGCTATCGCCCGGCGCAGGCCGTTGCCGATTTCGCCTCTTGGGCCCGCGACATTGATGATCTGGCCATGCAAGGCGAATTTTACGTGCGCGTTGCTAAGTCCACGCTGTTTGACCTCGGCTATATCGCCGAAAAATCCGGCCACAGTCGCGGCAGCACGGTCGATCTCACCATCCAGTCGCTCGATGGCGCTCCATCCATGCCCTATACGCCCGAGCAGCCCCTTGTCGATTGCATCCTCCCAGAGCGCTTTGACGATGGCGTTTTGGACTTCGGTTCCGGCTATGATTGCTTTGACGAGATGTCCCACCACGGCGCATCGGGCATTTCAGAGCTTGCCACCGCCAATCGTGACAAACTCAAAACCTTGCTCGAACGCCACGGTTTCAAACCCTATGCCGAAGAATGGTGGCACTACACGCTCGCGAACGAACCTTTCCCCGACACCTATTTCGATTTCCCCGTCACCGCGCCTTAA
- a CDS encoding DNA polymerase III subunit gamma/tau, translated as MAETKTSPYLVLARKYRPTDFSTLVGQDAMVQTLGNAFAQNRIHHAFIMTGVRGVGKTTTARILARAFNYEDENGRHPQLDLSKEGVHCRAIIEGRHVDVIEMDAASNTGIGDIREIIDSVKYGPSSAPYKVYVIDEVHMLSTAAFNGLLKTLEEPPPYVKFIFATTEIRKVPITILSRCQRFDLRRIPAEIMSEYLETILDKEGISFETDALAMIVRAGEGSARDSLSLLDQAIAHGNGTVTSSTVKAMLGLGDRARIIDLFEDLMGGRIGEALTTLRELYDLGADPQTMLSDLAEFTHLVTRIKVVPAAGEDASLTPDERNRGQDLASRLTMRALTRAWQILFKGNEETGRAGNALQAAEMTLIRLAYAADLPSPDEVIAKITQGGFPAGNGNGGGGQSMPPRIPSGPSGSGGGGATAMRVNAPQLVAQQPMAQVSTQPRAEVAPAFATISSYRDIISLASAKRDVLTKLALESQMRPVSFEQGRIEVALEPGADPAIIGTLSARLQTWTGQRWLVMVSTKAPEGLTIRQEVQKKKDAATAEAHDDPVVKAIFEAFPGAKLVNVTVREDAVVAEEEVAQAPLEEDDE; from the coding sequence ATGGCTGAAACCAAGACCTCGCCCTACCTCGTCCTCGCCCGCAAATATCGCCCCACCGATTTCTCGACCCTCGTGGGTCAAGACGCGATGGTGCAGACGCTGGGCAATGCCTTTGCGCAAAACCGTATCCACCACGCCTTCATCATGACGGGTGTGCGCGGCGTGGGCAAAACCACAACCGCGCGTATTCTGGCCCGCGCCTTCAATTATGAAGACGAGAACGGTCGCCACCCCCAGCTGGACCTCAGCAAAGAGGGCGTGCACTGCCGCGCGATTATTGAAGGCCGCCATGTCGACGTGATCGAAATGGACGCGGCCTCTAATACCGGCATTGGCGACATTCGTGAGATTATCGACTCGGTCAAATACGGCCCGAGCTCGGCTCCCTACAAAGTCTACGTCATCGACGAAGTGCACATGCTCTCGACAGCGGCCTTTAACGGGCTGCTGAAAACGCTCGAAGAGCCGCCGCCATACGTCAAATTCATTTTCGCGACGACGGAAATCCGCAAGGTTCCGATCACCATTCTGTCGCGCTGCCAGCGTTTCGATCTGCGCCGCATTCCGGCGGAGATCATGTCCGAGTATCTCGAGACTATTCTCGATAAGGAAGGCATCAGTTTCGAAACTGACGCTTTGGCTATGATCGTGCGCGCCGGCGAAGGCTCGGCTCGTGATAGTCTTTCCCTGCTCGATCAGGCGATCGCCCACGGCAATGGCACCGTCACCTCCTCGACCGTCAAAGCCATGCTTGGCCTTGGCGACCGCGCCCGCATCATTGATCTCTTCGAAGATTTGATGGGCGGTCGGATTGGCGAAGCCCTCACCACTTTGCGCGAGCTTTATGATCTCGGTGCCGATCCGCAGACCATGCTCTCGGACTTGGCGGAGTTCACCCATCTCGTCACCCGCATCAAAGTCGTCCCCGCCGCAGGCGAAGACGCCTCGCTGACGCCGGACGAGCGCAATCGCGGCCAAGACCTTGCCTCCCGTCTCACCATGCGCGCCCTCACCCGCGCTTGGCAGATCCTCTTTAAGGGTAATGAAGAAACCGGCCGCGCGGGCAATGCTTTGCAAGCGGCTGAGATGACCCTCATTCGCCTCGCTTACGCCGCAGACCTGCCAAGCCCAGATGAGGTGATCGCCAAGATCACGCAGGGCGGTTTCCCAGCTGGCAACGGTAACGGTGGTGGCGGCCAGTCCATGCCTCCGCGCATTCCAAGCGGCCCGTCTGGTTCTGGCGGCGGCGGCGCAACCGCCATGCGCGTCAATGCTCCGCAACTGGTCGCGCAGCAACCTATGGCGCAAGTTTCCACGCAACCGCGTGCTGAAGTCGCACCGGCCTTTGCTACCATCTCGAGCTATCGTGATATTATCTCCTTGGCCTCGGCAAAGCGCGATGTGCTGACCAAGCTCGCGCTCGAAAGCCAGATGCGTCCCGTGTCCTTTGAACAAGGCCGCATCGAGGTCGCTTTGGAACCGGGCGCAGACCCAGCGATTATCGGTACATTGTCTGCCCGCTTGCAGACATGGACCGGCCAGCGTTGGCTGGTCATGGTTTCGACCAAGGCGCCGGAAGGTCTGACCATCCGGCAAGAAGTTCAGAAGAAAAAAGATGCCGCAACCGCCGAGGCGCATGACGACCCGGTGGTCAAAGCGATCTTTGAAGCATTTCCGGGCGCAAAACTTGTGAACGTGACCGTGCGTGAAGACGCCGTTGTTGCAGAAGAAGAAGTAGCGCAAGCCCCACTCGAAGAGGACGACGAATGA
- the sthA gene encoding Si-specific NAD(P)(+) transhydrogenase, producing the protein MEKFDLVVIGSGPAGRRAAIQAAKLGRSVLVVENRLRLGGVSVHTGTIPSKTLRETVLNLSGWRERGFYGMSYRVKKEIDGKDLTARLRKTLDYEIEVLEHQFARNGVRTFGGIARFADEHTIVVTDHDGEDHRYGFDFAVIAVGTAPYRPANIEFDHHTIVDSDAMVSEIRVPRSLTVVGAGVIGIEYATIFSALDVPVTIVEPRENFLDFIDREIIEEFTHDLRQRGVAMRLGSPVTKVEKDNMGQAVATLGDGRQVRSDMLLYAAGRVGATADLGLESCGVVPDSRGRLAVNPDTLQTQVPHIYAAGDVIGFPALASTSMEQGRLAALHAFKAQVPKKQESFPYGIYAVPEISTVGLTEAQVREQKIPYECGIARFRETSRGHIMGLQSGMMKLIVSLENRKLLGVHIVGEGATELIHIGQAVINLGAPLDYLVEATFNYPTLAEAYKIAALDAWNRMPQVVPVAPVADKATPTPEANPDNAN; encoded by the coding sequence GTGGAAAAGTTTGATCTTGTCGTCATTGGTTCCGGTCCCGCAGGGCGTCGCGCTGCGATCCAAGCTGCAAAGCTAGGGCGCTCTGTGCTGGTGGTGGAAAATCGGCTGAGGTTGGGGGGCGTGTCCGTGCATACGGGCACTATTCCCTCCAAGACGCTGCGCGAGACGGTACTCAATCTCTCCGGTTGGCGTGAGCGCGGCTTTTACGGCATGTCTTACCGCGTCAAGAAAGAGATCGACGGCAAAGATTTGACGGCGCGTCTGCGCAAAACGCTCGATTATGAAATCGAAGTGCTCGAGCATCAGTTTGCCCGCAATGGCGTACGCACGTTCGGTGGTATCGCCCGGTTTGCCGATGAGCACACCATTGTGGTCACTGATCACGACGGCGAAGATCATCGTTATGGGTTTGATTTTGCGGTGATTGCGGTGGGCACGGCCCCCTATCGTCCGGCCAATATCGAATTTGATCACCACACCATTGTCGATAGTGACGCAATGGTCAGCGAAATTCGCGTGCCGCGCAGTCTCACTGTTGTCGGGGCCGGGGTGATCGGCATTGAATATGCCACGATTTTCTCGGCGCTCGACGTACCTGTGACCATTGTCGAGCCGCGCGAAAACTTCTTGGACTTTATTGATCGCGAGATCATCGAAGAGTTTACCCATGACCTGCGCCAGCGCGGCGTCGCTATGCGTCTCGGTTCGCCTGTGACCAAGGTGGAAAAGGACAATATGGGGCAGGCGGTGGCAACGCTGGGCGATGGGCGACAAGTGCGCTCGGACATGTTGCTTTATGCAGCCGGGCGGGTCGGGGCGACGGCGGATCTGGGGCTCGAAAGCTGTGGTGTCGTGCCGGATAGCCGCGGGCGGCTGGCGGTTAATCCCGATACGCTGCAAACTCAGGTGCCCCATATTTATGCCGCGGGCGATGTCATTGGCTTTCCCGCGCTCGCTTCAACTTCGATGGAGCAGGGGCGGCTCGCGGCCTTGCACGCCTTTAAAGCGCAAGTGCCCAAGAAGCAGGAGAGCTTTCCCTATGGCATTTATGCCGTGCCAGAAATCTCAACGGTTGGCCTAACCGAAGCGCAGGTGCGCGAGCAAAAGATCCCCTATGAATGCGGCATAGCTCGTTTCCGCGAAACCTCGCGCGGGCACATCATGGGGCTGCAATCGGGCATGATGAAGCTCATTGTTTCGCTCGAAAACCGCAAGCTTCTGGGCGTTCATATTGTGGGCGAAGGGGCGACCGAGCTGATCCACATCGGGCAGGCGGTGATCAATCTGGGGGCGCCGCTCGATTATCTGGTCGAGGCCACCTTCAATTATCCGACGCTGGCGGAGGCCTATAAGATCGCCGCGCTCGATGCGTGGAACCGCATGCCACAAGTGGTGCCAGTGGCACCCGTGGCCGACAAGGCGACGCCCACACCTGAGGCCAATCCGGACAATGCCAATTAA